From one Lolium rigidum isolate FL_2022 chromosome 4, APGP_CSIRO_Lrig_0.1, whole genome shotgun sequence genomic stretch:
- the LOC124650626 gene encoding probable pectate lyase 12 — translation MQEAGGGCMTGNPIDDCWRCAGTNWWEDRQRLADCGIGFGRNALGGKGGPYYVVTDPSDRDPVNPSPGTLRHAAIQEGPLWITFARDMTIRLNEELLVNSYKTLDGRGASVHVAGGACITLQYVSNVIIHNLHVHDCVPAGNANVRSSPTHAGWRTRSDGDGISLFSARDVWVDHCALWRCADGLVDAIMGTTAVTVSNSYFAHHDEVMLLGHSDGYAPDSGMQVTVAFNHFGLGLVQRMPRCRRGYFHIVNNDYTAWQMYAIGGSASPTINSQGNRYIAPANPNAKEVTKRVDTEEGQWDGWNWRSEGDMMVNGAFFVPSGEGLEAIYDKASSVDPKSAALVDQLTMGAGVLGGPRYVRFTFSLAGTLSFFIHPPSTEIQYLVLPVRQNRNRC, via the exons ATGCAGGAGGCAGGCGGCGGGTGCATGACGGGTAACCCAATCGACGACTGCTGGCGGTGCGCGGGGACAAACTGGTGGGAGGACCGCCAGCGTCTAGCGGACTGCGGCATCGGGTTCGGGCGCAACGCGCTGGGCGGCAAGGGCGGGCCGTACTACGTGGTGACGGACCCGTCGGACCGGGACCCGGTGAACCCGTCCCCGGGGACGCTCCGGCACGCCGCGATCCAGGAAGGCCCGCTGTGGATCACGTTCGCCCGCGACATGACCATCCGCCTGAACGAGGAGCTGCTGGTGAACAGCTACAAGACGCTGGACGGGCGCGGCGCGAGCGTGCACGTCGCCGGCGGCGCGTGCATCACGCTGCAGTACGTGTCCAACGTGATCATCCACAACCTGCACGTGCACGACTGCGTGCCGGCCGGGAACGCGAACGTGCGGTCGTCGCCGACGCACGCCGGGTGGCGGACGCGGTCGGACGGCGACGGCATCTCGCTGTTCTCGGCCCGGGACGTGTGGGTGGACCACTGCGCGCTGTGGCGGTGCGCGGACGGGCTGGTGGACGCCATCATGGGCacgacggcggtgacggtgtccaacaGCTACTTCGCCCACCACGACGAGGTGATGCTGCTGGGGCACAGCGACGGGTACGCGCCGGACTCCGGGATGCAGGTCACGGTGGCGTTCAACCACTTCGGCCTCGGGCTGGTCCAGCGGATGCCGCGGTGTCGGAGGGGCTACTTCCACATCGTCAACAACGACTACACGGCGTGGCAGATGTACGCCATCGGCGGCAGCGCCTCGCCCACCATCAACAGCCAGGGGAACCGCTACATCGCCCCCGCCAACCCAAACGCAAAGGAG GTGACGAAGCGTGTGGACACAGAGGAGGGGCAGTGGGACGGGTGGAACTGGCGGTCGGAGGGGGACATGATGGTCAACGGCGCCTTCTTCGTGCCCTCCGGCGAAGGCCTCGAGGCCATCTACGACAAGGCCTCCAGCGTCGACCCAAAGTCGGCGGCGCTCGTCGACCAGCTCACCATGGGCGCCGGCGTCCTCGGCGGACCCAGGTACGTACGCTTCACCTTCTCACTCGCCGGCACGCTTTCTTTCTTTATTCATCCGCCGTCTACTGAAATACAGTATCTCGTACTACCAGTGCGTCAAAACCGCAATCGCTGCTGA